One window from the genome of Marinobacter sp. es.048 encodes:
- a CDS encoding 2-hydroxychromene-2-carboxylate isomerase, which yields MNPEIDYYFTCISPFTYLGHRALLDTARTAGARVNFKPVKLAKVFANSGAKPVPDRPICRQEYRLLEIERWARKRDLPVNLKPAHFPTDPGLADRCAIALQEAGKDAGEFVQRALEACWSEERNIAEEAVIRDILTSLQFDAEAVLRSADSSAVADQYDRNSDEAVERGVLGAPAYLLNGEQFWGQDRIELLAETLDSQRGAQ from the coding sequence ATGAATCCCGAGATCGATTACTACTTCACCTGCATTTCCCCGTTTACCTATCTTGGTCACCGGGCCCTTCTGGATACAGCCCGCACCGCGGGTGCCAGGGTCAATTTCAAACCCGTTAAGCTGGCAAAAGTGTTTGCCAATTCCGGAGCTAAGCCCGTTCCGGATCGTCCGATCTGCCGTCAAGAATACCGTCTGCTTGAAATTGAACGGTGGGCGAGGAAACGGGATTTGCCCGTGAACCTGAAGCCCGCGCATTTTCCGACAGATCCCGGGTTGGCAGACCGTTGCGCTATTGCTCTGCAGGAAGCCGGTAAAGATGCTGGTGAATTTGTGCAGCGTGCCTTGGAAGCGTGTTGGTCCGAGGAGAGAAACATTGCCGAAGAAGCTGTGATCCGTGACATCCTGACCAGTCTGCAATTCGATGCCGAAGCCGTGCTCCGGTCAGCGGATTCATCCGCCGTTGCTGACCAGTATGATCGCAACAGTGACGAAGCCGTGGAACGGGGCGTACTGGGTGCGCCTGCCTACCTGTTGAACGGCGAGCAGTTTTGGGGGCAAGACAGGATTGAGCTGTTGGCGGAGACTCTCGACTCGCAACGCGGTGCCCAGTAA
- a CDS encoding glutathione S-transferase N-terminal domain-containing protein — protein MIDLYYWPTPNGHKITIFLEETGLDYRIHPVDISAGEQFKPDFLAFSPNNRMPAIVDNDPPEGSEPVSVFESGAILLYLAEKAGRFMPFSLHGRKTVLEWLMWQMGGLGPMAGQNHHFVQYAPEQIPYAISRYVNETNRLYGVLDTRLKGRDWVADDYSIADMAIYPWIVPHERQRQFLTDFPNLERWFHSMQARPAVRAAYEKGEPWSSRPAVTEEGKKLLFGQKATRDREE, from the coding sequence ATGATTGATCTCTATTACTGGCCGACACCCAACGGCCACAAGATCACGATATTTCTGGAAGAGACCGGGCTGGACTACCGGATCCACCCTGTGGATATCAGCGCCGGAGAACAGTTCAAACCAGATTTCCTCGCCTTCTCCCCCAATAACCGTATGCCGGCCATCGTTGATAATGATCCGCCAGAGGGCAGTGAGCCTGTGAGCGTGTTTGAGTCAGGTGCCATCCTTTTGTACCTCGCAGAAAAGGCCGGCCGTTTCATGCCATTCAGTCTGCATGGCAGAAAAACGGTGCTGGAATGGCTGATGTGGCAAATGGGAGGTCTGGGGCCCATGGCCGGCCAGAATCATCATTTCGTCCAGTATGCCCCTGAGCAAATACCCTATGCGATCAGTCGATACGTCAACGAAACAAATCGTCTGTACGGCGTACTCGATACCCGTTTGAAGGGGCGGGACTGGGTTGCTGACGATTATTCCATTGCCGATATGGCCATTTACCCGTGGATCGTACCCCACGAACGACAGAGACAATTTCTGACGGACTTTCCCAACCTTGAGCGGTGGTTCCATTCGATGCAGGCGAGACCTGCAGTCAGGGCTGCTTACGAAAAAGGAGAGCCCTGGTCGAGCCGCCCGGCGGTGACTGAAGAAGGAAAAAAGCTGTTGTTTGGCCAAAAGGCCACTCGGGACAGAGAAGAATAG
- the thpD gene encoding ectoine hydroxylase, with the protein METRTDDFYPTRLERPTKSFERQDTVVHSSGSDRFDGPLSETELAQYERDGFLVFDSFFDQATVRQFREDLRGYEDDESILRSEGTITEPGKQEIRSIFGIHELSDRFDRLTRDPRILAMVRQLLGSEAYIHQSRINFKPGFHGKGFDWHSDFETWHAEDGMPRMRAVSFSIALTDNTPFNGPLMLIPGSHKTFVPCVGRTPEDNYQSSLKKQELGVPSNRDLAAMADDYGIKAPTGPAGSLIIFECNTLHASNANISPWPRSNLFFVYNSVENQLQAPFCGNKPRPDFLGNRSHTQALKPVGQADWRRTG; encoded by the coding sequence ATGGAGACTCGTACTGACGACTTTTATCCCACCCGCCTGGAACGCCCCACCAAAAGCTTTGAACGTCAGGATACCGTGGTGCACAGCAGCGGTTCGGACCGATTCGACGGACCACTGAGTGAGACTGAGCTGGCACAGTATGAGCGCGACGGTTTTCTGGTCTTCGACAGTTTTTTCGACCAGGCCACCGTGCGCCAGTTCCGGGAGGATTTGCGGGGCTATGAGGACGATGAAAGCATCCTGCGCTCGGAAGGCACCATTACCGAGCCCGGCAAGCAGGAAATCCGCTCGATTTTTGGCATTCACGAACTGTCGGACCGATTCGACCGGCTGACCCGGGATCCCAGGATTCTGGCAATGGTGCGCCAGCTTCTGGGCAGTGAAGCCTACATCCACCAGTCCCGGATCAACTTCAAACCCGGTTTCCACGGCAAGGGTTTTGACTGGCACTCGGATTTTGAAACCTGGCACGCCGAGGACGGCATGCCACGGATGCGGGCAGTCAGCTTTTCCATCGCCCTCACCGACAACACGCCCTTCAACGGCCCCCTGATGCTCATCCCGGGTTCTCACAAGACCTTTGTACCCTGCGTTGGCCGCACACCCGAGGACAACTATCAGTCGTCGCTTAAAAAACAGGAACTGGGTGTTCCCAGCAATCGGGACCTGGCAGCCATGGCGGATGACTACGGTATCAAAGCGCCAACCGGCCCTGCCGGCTCGCTGATCATCTTCGAGTGCAACACGCTCCACGCCTCTAATGCCAATATCTCGCCCTGGCCGCGCAGCAACCTGTTTTTCGTCTACAACAGTGTGGAGAACCAGCTGCAAGCCCCTTTCTGCGGCAACAAACCGCGGCCGGATTTCCTGGGGAATCGCAGTCACACCCAAGCACTCAAACCGGTAGGTCAGGCAGACTGGCGCAGAACCGGTTAA
- a CDS encoding acyl-CoA dehydrogenase C-terminal domain-containing protein: MPVYKAPLRDMKFLLNEVFDYPGHYATLTSGENATPDIVDAILGECGKFCEEVLSPLYLSGDEEGCKLDNGEVTTPAGYREAYQQYAMGGWQGLSAPEEYGGQGLPASMGLLKQEMMGTANWPFSMYPGLSLGAMNTIFLHGTEDQKQTYLAPLTEGRWAGTMCLTEPQCGTDLGQVKTKAEPQADGSYRLTGTKIFISSGDHDLTENIIHIVLASLPDAPKGTRGISLFIVPKFLPDSNGDVGKRNGVACGSLEKKMGIKASATCVLNFDGATGFLIGPENEGLNCMFTFMNTARIGTAIQGVGPAELSYQWALAYAKDRRSMRALSGKKEPDQVADSLIHHADVRRMLLTQKAIAEGGRAMLYYAARLADHMVEGFTEGDDKKAEKYDDKLGFLTPILKGFLTELGCEAANLGVQVFGGHGYIREHGMEQIVRDTRIATLYEGTTGIQALDLLGRKVLLMTQGGAVREFTLNIANFARKHLTDKRLRPWALELLKLTGQWNLLTVRIMLAARKDRDVVSSAAYDFLMYSGYVTMAYIWLRQAAVAVEKLDNGGEESTGFYQAKLATTEFYFERLLPRAQSHATSMLSPSKNLMQLDAEDLAFTG, from the coding sequence ATGCCGGTTTACAAAGCACCCCTGCGCGACATGAAATTCCTGCTGAACGAGGTGTTCGATTACCCGGGTCATTACGCCACCCTGACCAGCGGTGAAAACGCCACGCCCGATATCGTGGACGCGATACTCGGCGAATGCGGAAAGTTTTGTGAAGAGGTGCTGAGCCCACTTTACCTCTCTGGCGACGAAGAAGGCTGCAAACTGGACAACGGTGAAGTCACCACACCCGCCGGTTACCGGGAAGCCTACCAGCAATACGCCATGGGGGGCTGGCAGGGACTCTCAGCGCCCGAGGAATACGGCGGCCAGGGCCTTCCCGCGTCCATGGGACTGCTGAAACAGGAAATGATGGGTACCGCCAACTGGCCCTTCTCCATGTATCCGGGGCTGTCCCTGGGGGCCATGAACACGATTTTCCTTCATGGTACGGAAGACCAGAAACAGACCTACCTTGCGCCACTGACCGAGGGCCGCTGGGCCGGCACCATGTGCCTGACCGAACCCCAGTGTGGCACCGATCTGGGCCAGGTAAAGACCAAAGCCGAACCACAAGCCGACGGCAGCTACCGGCTAACCGGAACCAAGATCTTCATCTCCTCTGGCGACCACGACCTGACCGAGAACATTATCCATATTGTGCTGGCCAGTCTGCCCGACGCCCCCAAGGGCACCCGGGGTATCAGCCTTTTTATCGTACCCAAGTTCCTGCCCGACAGTAACGGCGACGTCGGTAAGCGTAACGGTGTCGCCTGCGGCAGCCTGGAAAAGAAAATGGGCATCAAGGCCTCGGCCACCTGTGTGCTGAATTTTGATGGCGCCACCGGTTTTCTCATTGGCCCCGAGAATGAAGGGCTCAATTGCATGTTCACTTTCATGAACACCGCCCGCATCGGCACCGCCATTCAGGGCGTCGGGCCGGCGGAGCTGTCCTATCAGTGGGCGTTGGCCTATGCAAAAGATCGGCGCTCCATGCGGGCACTCTCAGGCAAGAAAGAGCCGGACCAGGTCGCCGACAGCCTGATCCATCATGCTGATGTGCGCCGGATGTTACTGACCCAGAAGGCCATCGCCGAAGGCGGTCGTGCCATGCTGTATTACGCGGCCCGGCTGGCCGATCACATGGTCGAGGGATTCACCGAAGGTGACGATAAAAAGGCGGAAAAGTACGATGACAAACTCGGCTTCCTGACGCCAATTCTGAAGGGCTTTCTCACTGAACTCGGCTGCGAAGCGGCTAACCTGGGGGTCCAGGTTTTTGGCGGCCATGGTTACATCCGGGAACATGGTATGGAGCAGATTGTCCGGGATACCCGCATCGCCACCCTTTACGAGGGCACTACCGGTATCCAGGCGCTGGACCTTCTGGGACGAAAAGTATTGCTGATGACCCAGGGCGGCGCGGTGCGCGAGTTCACCCTGAACATTGCCAATTTTGCCCGTAAGCATCTCACCGACAAACGACTGCGGCCTTGGGCGCTTGAGCTGCTCAAGTTGACCGGCCAGTGGAATCTGCTGACGGTGCGGATCATGCTCGCGGCCCGCAAGGACCGGGATGTGGTAAGTTCCGCAGCCTACGATTTCCTGATGTACAGCGGCTACGTCACCATGGCCTATATCTGGCTGCGTCAGGCTGCGGTGGCTGTGGAAAAACTCGATAACGGTGGTGAGGAATCCACCGGCTTTTACCAGGCCAAGCTCGCCACCACCGAGTTCTATTTTGAACGTTTGCTGCCCCGGGCCCAGAGCCACGCCACCAGCATGCTCAGCCCCAGCAAAAACCTGATGCAGCTCGACGCCGAGGATCTGGCCTTCACCGGGTAG
- a CDS encoding DUF3833 domain-containing protein, which translates to MQSLFTEISKRLSTPILWVLFSALLLSGCASPSLEDYADRKPELVPEEFFTGELSARGVLKNFSGEVIRTFDADISASWDDEGVGTLDEVFRFDDGEVQSRVWTLTPADDGYHADAGDVVEPGTMRWSGNAIHMNYVLQVAYGDGTLDVRMDDWMYLITPDTLINQTTMSKWGIDVGEVVLVIQKK; encoded by the coding sequence ATGCAAAGCCTGTTTACTGAGATATCGAAACGCCTGTCGACACCTATACTCTGGGTATTGTTTTCGGCACTGCTGCTCAGTGGCTGTGCCAGTCCCTCGCTCGAGGACTACGCCGACCGCAAGCCAGAGCTGGTCCCTGAAGAGTTCTTTACCGGCGAACTTTCCGCCCGCGGGGTGCTCAAGAATTTTTCCGGTGAGGTGATTCGCACCTTTGATGCGGATATCAGCGCGTCATGGGATGACGAGGGCGTGGGTACACTCGATGAGGTGTTCCGTTTCGATGACGGCGAAGTGCAGAGCCGTGTCTGGACCCTGACTCCCGCGGACGACGGCTACCATGCTGATGCCGGTGACGTGGTTGAACCCGGAACCATGCGTTGGAGTGGCAATGCAATTCACATGAATTATGTGCTCCAGGTGGCCTATGGCGACGGTACCCTGGACGTACGCATGGATGACTGGATGTACCTGATTACGCCCGACACGTTGATCAATCAGACCACCATGAGCAAGTGGGGAATCGACGTGGGCGAGGTGGTTCTGGTCATCCAGAAAAAGTAA
- a CDS encoding efflux RND transporter periplasmic adaptor subunit, with product MWKQWLIALVLVAVAIGGAFVYQNFDDGTAAQSGRERPASAVNTMLPQMEAVRDVVNAVGSLKALNAVELTTEVSGRVVELNLETGRRVGQGDVLLRLDDRQARADLQVIEAQLADARRQLERAQRLRSNNSISQSQVDQLRTSVDVAEAQRQSAQVRLENHRIEAPFAGVVGLSDISVGAYITAGTSVTTLDTTDRMELGFSIPERFLGQVSLGQEVRGASPAYPDQTFSGQLVELGSRVSELSRSLPVRALIDNPDGLLRPGQFMSATLTLRERQALVIPEQAVMIRGDEQYVFVAEDGVARRVSVNLGSRMPGFVEVSNGLSQEDPVIVTGQDRLSSGDRVRVLEDDKAIPENRFITAKKS from the coding sequence ATGTGGAAACAGTGGTTGATTGCGTTGGTACTGGTGGCTGTCGCTATCGGCGGCGCCTTTGTGTATCAGAACTTCGATGATGGGACCGCCGCCCAGAGCGGCCGCGAACGTCCCGCCAGCGCGGTTAACACTATGCTTCCGCAGATGGAGGCAGTACGGGATGTGGTCAACGCCGTTGGCAGTCTCAAAGCCCTGAACGCGGTGGAACTGACCACGGAAGTCAGTGGCCGGGTGGTGGAATTGAATCTGGAAACCGGCCGCCGGGTGGGGCAGGGCGACGTGCTGTTGCGGCTTGATGATCGACAGGCCCGGGCAGACCTGCAGGTGATCGAGGCGCAACTGGCGGATGCCCGCCGACAGCTTGAAAGGGCACAGCGGTTGCGCTCGAACAACAGTATTTCCCAGTCCCAGGTGGATCAACTGAGAACGTCAGTCGATGTCGCCGAGGCACAGCGTCAGTCAGCTCAAGTTCGTCTGGAAAACCACCGGATTGAGGCGCCGTTTGCCGGTGTGGTCGGGTTGAGTGACATCAGCGTCGGCGCCTACATTACTGCCGGAACCTCGGTGACTACCCTGGATACCACCGATCGTATGGAACTGGGCTTTTCGATCCCGGAGCGTTTCCTGGGGCAGGTGAGTCTCGGGCAAGAGGTAAGAGGCGCATCGCCGGCCTATCCGGACCAGACCTTTTCCGGTCAGCTGGTGGAGTTGGGTTCCAGGGTTAGTGAGTTGAGTCGTTCGCTGCCCGTCCGGGCACTGATCGATAATCCGGATGGCCTGCTCCGGCCGGGTCAGTTCATGTCTGCGACGCTAACGCTCCGGGAACGGCAAGCACTGGTAATCCCCGAACAGGCGGTGATGATCCGGGGTGATGAGCAATATGTGTTTGTGGCGGAAGATGGTGTGGCCCGGCGGGTGTCGGTGAACCTGGGGTCGCGCATGCCCGGTTTTGTGGAAGTTTCGAACGGTTTGAGCCAGGAAGACCCGGTGATCGTGACCGGCCAGGATCGGCTCAGCAGTGGGGATCGGGTTCGGGTATTGGAAGACGACAAAGCCATTCCCGAG